The following proteins come from a genomic window of Streptomyces liliiviolaceus:
- a CDS encoding coiled-coil domain-containing protein — protein sequence MSSSSVSFQGFEAVRGRGYRPAQVDAYAAALSEGRDAAWERAARLTVLAREMESEALRLREVVTGLVPQTYETLGDRARRLFELGEEEAAELREDAVRQARRTVDEARAAADRVSEAARADADEVRGEADDRARHRLLAAQAEADEMRISARREVKEGRGEALVALRETRRRGEDLVADQEKEHTERWERAGREAAEREAALDARHEELVARAEESVAAAGRELASAREAGRHLQEDADARAAELLAEARVREERVARETERVLREHGERWDEVQTHMDHVRSSLAALTGRATAE from the coding sequence ATGAGCAGCTCATCGGTGTCGTTTCAGGGCTTCGAGGCCGTGCGGGGGCGTGGTTACCGCCCCGCGCAGGTCGACGCGTACGCCGCGGCGCTCTCGGAGGGGCGCGACGCCGCCTGGGAGCGGGCCGCGCGGCTGACCGTGCTGGCCAGGGAGATGGAGTCCGAGGCGCTACGGCTGCGCGAGGTCGTGACGGGGCTCGTCCCCCAGACGTACGAGACGCTCGGCGACCGGGCCCGGCGGCTCTTCGAACTGGGCGAGGAGGAGGCCGCGGAGCTGCGCGAGGACGCCGTGCGGCAGGCGCGCCGGACCGTCGACGAGGCGCGGGCGGCGGCCGACCGGGTGAGCGAGGCCGCGCGGGCGGACGCCGACGAGGTGCGCGGCGAGGCCGACGACCGGGCCCGGCACCGGCTGCTGGCCGCGCAGGCCGAGGCCGACGAGATGCGGATCTCCGCGCGGCGCGAGGTGAAGGAGGGCCGTGGTGAGGCCCTCGTCGCGCTGCGCGAGACGCGGCGGCGCGGGGAGGACCTCGTCGCCGACCAGGAGAAGGAGCACACCGAACGCTGGGAGCGGGCCGGGCGCGAGGCCGCCGAGCGGGAGGCCGCGCTCGACGCGCGCCACGAGGAACTTGTCGCGCGCGCGGAGGAGAGTGTGGCCGCGGCGGGTCGGGAGCTGGCCTCCGCGCGGGAGGCGGGGCGCCACCTCCAGGAGGACGCGGACGCCCGCGCCGCGGAGCTCCTCGCGGAGGCCCGGGTCCGGGAGGAGCGGGTGGCCCGCGAGACGGAACGGGTCCTGCGGGAGCACGGCGAGCGGTGGGACGAGGTGCAGACGCACATGGACCATGTCCGCAGCAGCCTCGCTGCGCTGACGGGGCGCGCGACGGCGGAGTAG
- a CDS encoding SUKH-4 family immunity protein produces MVTFAQAQERAEEWINADVPGYQHREVRVREFELGFVVWAEDRAEGPRSDGGAQRLVIARDSGEATLWPSLPVGEVIRRYEEEYGVSAAAPDPAPAPPARVDLNQTSFLLTPPEWLQEAADRMGIPDRRDATSGGAAARPSDGAGSRPAAEVSDAVPAAPAAPPVDAVPPSDAVPAAPSAPAAHSGSVGPLPETLPGPPAASPAPAAPSGGTAWPAAGGGAPGSAAVPADATPWAGTDTNAEAGDDRSVPLPATVYAPQIRDVGPGGPPPEAEPEARTKLISGGSQLPRTSVSPALGDPAPPAVPQGPGTPPPGAPSYGYPQGAPQPPAGDAPQQPPAPSAPGRPLPPGAGDIADAATSKAQGPPRGARGANAPGTPPPPGVPGTPGARPGGPAPGGPPAGGPAPASGPGAPGVPAGGYVPTQFVSQLGPDGPEVPGAQGGPGGPGGPGAPQPPGAPGAPGAPNPPGSPGGSSGGSGGVHHAATVLAGPAVGGPGAPQPPGAPGAPGAPGAPGAPGGPGTPGGTPPGGVHHAATMLAGPPVGGPGTAPPPPPAPGAPGMPPPAPNQAGRPPFPGQQQPFPGQPGPGQQPPAYGYPQQGQPTVGPGYQAVLRYRAQDGSEQQLIRRSAPGTPHPEWQILHELRAMNVPPQQVLELHTELESCELPGAYCARMIRESWPQARITSIASYGTDHASRQQGMAQLLAHQGELHQVADGPARPGPVRAPLPPVQSAPPIPPEAIGQELAAAFGPGLFRFDQAAVSRQGVPPIVAHTLVVAGLPVDMNPFFWAQAQPGRPVPTLAELAQERGIQPGADAGSYLVMGSDFGKAICVQYGTANIVAVPVEAGPGGAPVPPQFVNTGLPEFARSLALLGRMWRLRFGLNQEQAGRWTVDFQAQLAAIDPAALGSPESWWSVLLEQMWDGLL; encoded by the coding sequence ATGGTGACCTTCGCGCAGGCGCAGGAGCGCGCCGAGGAATGGATCAACGCAGACGTGCCCGGCTACCAGCACCGCGAGGTGCGGGTCCGGGAGTTCGAACTCGGCTTCGTGGTGTGGGCGGAGGACCGGGCCGAGGGCCCGCGTTCCGACGGCGGCGCCCAGCGGCTCGTCATCGCGCGCGACAGCGGGGAGGCCACCCTGTGGCCCTCGCTGCCGGTGGGCGAGGTGATCCGCCGGTACGAGGAGGAGTACGGCGTGTCGGCGGCGGCGCCCGATCCGGCGCCCGCGCCGCCCGCGCGTGTGGACCTCAACCAGACGTCGTTCCTGCTGACTCCGCCGGAGTGGCTGCAGGAGGCCGCGGACCGGATGGGCATCCCGGACCGCCGGGACGCCACGTCCGGCGGGGCTGCGGCCCGGCCGTCGGACGGCGCCGGGTCGCGGCCCGCCGCCGAGGTCAGTGACGCGGTTCCCGCCGCCCCTGCCGCTCCTCCGGTCGACGCCGTTCCTCCGTCCGACGCGGTTCCCGCAGCTCCTTCGGCCCCTGCCGCTCACAGCGGTTCCGTGGGTCCGCTGCCCGAGACCCTGCCGGGGCCGCCCGCCGCTTCGCCGGCGCCCGCCGCTCCGAGCGGTGGCACGGCGTGGCCCGCCGCCGGAGGGGGCGCTCCCGGTTCCGCCGCGGTGCCCGCCGACGCGACTCCGTGGGCCGGTACGGACACCAACGCCGAGGCGGGGGACGACCGTTCCGTACCGCTGCCGGCGACGGTGTACGCGCCGCAGATCCGCGACGTCGGACCCGGTGGCCCGCCGCCCGAGGCGGAGCCCGAGGCCAGGACCAAGCTGATCTCTGGCGGCAGCCAGCTGCCGCGCACGAGCGTCTCGCCCGCCCTCGGAGATCCGGCGCCGCCCGCGGTCCCGCAGGGCCCGGGTACGCCTCCTCCGGGCGCTCCCTCCTACGGGTATCCGCAGGGCGCTCCGCAGCCGCCCGCCGGCGACGCTCCGCAGCAGCCGCCCGCGCCGAGTGCGCCGGGCCGGCCGCTGCCGCCGGGCGCCGGTGACATCGCGGACGCGGCGACCAGCAAGGCGCAGGGCCCGCCGCGTGGCGCGCGGGGCGCGAACGCGCCGGGTACGCCGCCGCCTCCCGGGGTGCCCGGTACGCCGGGTGCGCGGCCGGGCGGTCCGGCTCCGGGCGGTCCTCCCGCCGGCGGTCCCGCTCCCGCGTCCGGGCCCGGTGCGCCGGGCGTACCGGCCGGTGGCTACGTACCGACGCAGTTCGTCTCGCAGCTCGGCCCGGACGGGCCGGAGGTGCCGGGTGCGCAGGGCGGTCCGGGTGGTCCCGGCGGTCCGGGTGCCCCCCAGCCTCCGGGTGCGCCCGGTGCTCCCGGCGCGCCCAACCCCCCGGGCTCGCCCGGTGGTTCTTCCGGTGGTTCCGGTGGTGTGCACCATGCCGCGACCGTGCTCGCCGGGCCCGCGGTCGGCGGCCCCGGTGCTCCGCAGCCTCCGGGCGCTCCCGGTGCGCCCGGTGCCCCGGGTGCTCCCGGCGCTCCGGGTGGCCCCGGCACTCCGGGGGGTACGCCGCCCGGTGGTGTGCACCATGCCGCGACCATGCTGGCCGGTCCGCCGGTCGGCGGGCCGGGTACGGCTCCGCCGCCGCCCCCCGCGCCCGGTGCGCCCGGTATGCCGCCGCCCGCCCCGAACCAGGCCGGCCGGCCGCCGTTCCCGGGACAGCAGCAGCCGTTCCCGGGCCAGCCGGGCCCCGGCCAGCAGCCGCCGGCCTACGGCTATCCGCAGCAGGGGCAGCCCACGGTCGGCCCCGGCTACCAGGCGGTGCTGCGCTACCGCGCCCAGGACGGCAGCGAACAGCAGCTGATCCGGCGGTCCGCGCCCGGCACCCCGCACCCGGAGTGGCAGATCCTGCACGAGCTGCGGGCGATGAACGTGCCGCCGCAGCAGGTGCTCGAACTGCACACGGAGCTGGAGTCCTGCGAGCTGCCGGGCGCGTACTGCGCGCGGATGATCCGGGAGAGCTGGCCGCAGGCGCGGATCACGAGCATCGCCTCGTACGGCACCGACCATGCGAGCCGTCAGCAGGGCATGGCCCAACTGCTCGCCCATCAGGGTGAGTTGCACCAGGTCGCGGACGGTCCCGCGCGGCCCGGACCCGTACGGGCGCCGTTGCCGCCGGTGCAGTCCGCGCCGCCGATCCCGCCGGAGGCCATCGGGCAGGAGCTGGCGGCGGCCTTCGGGCCCGGTCTGTTCCGGTTCGACCAGGCCGCGGTCTCCCGGCAGGGCGTACCGCCGATCGTGGCGCACACCCTGGTGGTGGCCGGGCTGCCCGTCGACATGAACCCGTTCTTCTGGGCGCAGGCCCAGCCGGGCCGCCCGGTGCCCACGCTCGCCGAACTGGCGCAGGAGCGTGGCATCCAGCCGGGCGCCGACGCGGGCTCGTACCTCGTCATGGGCAGTGACTTCGGCAAGGCGATCTGCGTCCAGTACGGGACCGCGAACATCGTGGCCGTGCCGGTGGAGGCGGGCCCGGGCGGTGCTCCCGTACCGCCGCAGTTCGTGAACACGGGGCTGCCCGAGTTCGCGCGCAGCCTCGCGCTGCTGGGCCGTATGTGGCGTCTTCGCTTCGGGCTCAACCAGGAGCAGGCGGGGCGCTGGACCGTCGATTTCCAGGCGCAGTTGGCCGCGATCGATCCGGCGGCCCTCGGGTCGCCGGAGAGCTGGTGGTCGGTGCTGCTGGAGCAGATGTGGGACGGGCTGCTCTGA
- a CDS encoding SMI1/KNR4 family protein, with product MTTGRLGQQAAPPNAAYAGQVVHFPDPVRAARHPRGVRVDEVGYPDFSFYARAAAEIAEPPEGFGVDELRLTDYVSANAALAASGHDLWDTIPAVATPHGWTWHHVPRTRRLELVPVEVKALLRHHGGLATAVVDQDKRGTRPLQETRPAHFGLPKSSVAVTEQQVQGVEEDLGYRLPGAYRSFLKAAGGCAPVGAALDAELGLLVDQPFFTVRDEAAVNDLVYVNKCLRDHLTKDYLGVGFVQGGLLAVKVKGDRIGSVWFCAFDDARDRDEWPPAERVQRLLLPCGDDFDQFLSRLAGNPPELETVANLMVDGGFARAVPVSAVSSVGE from the coding sequence ATGACGACAGGTCGGCTCGGGCAACAAGCCGCGCCGCCGAACGCGGCCTATGCCGGGCAGGTCGTGCACTTCCCGGATCCGGTGCGGGCGGCACGTCACCCCAGAGGGGTACGTGTTGACGAGGTCGGTTACCCCGACTTCTCGTTCTACGCACGTGCGGCCGCGGAGATCGCCGAACCGCCCGAGGGGTTCGGTGTCGACGAGCTGCGGCTGACCGACTACGTGTCGGCGAACGCCGCCCTGGCGGCTTCCGGACATGATCTGTGGGACACGATCCCGGCGGTGGCGACCCCGCACGGCTGGACGTGGCACCACGTGCCGCGCACGCGCCGGCTGGAGCTGGTGCCGGTCGAGGTGAAGGCGCTGCTGCGGCATCACGGCGGGCTCGCCACCGCGGTCGTCGACCAGGACAAGCGCGGCACCCGGCCGCTGCAGGAGACCCGCCCCGCGCACTTCGGACTGCCGAAGTCGTCGGTCGCCGTCACCGAGCAGCAGGTGCAGGGCGTCGAGGAGGATCTCGGCTACCGGCTGCCGGGGGCGTACCGTTCCTTCCTCAAGGCCGCCGGCGGGTGCGCCCCGGTGGGGGCCGCGCTGGACGCGGAGCTGGGGCTGCTGGTCGACCAGCCGTTCTTCACGGTGCGGGACGAGGCGGCCGTCAACGACCTCGTCTACGTCAACAAGTGCCTGCGGGACCATCTCACCAAGGACTATCTGGGAGTCGGTTTCGTGCAGGGCGGGCTGCTCGCGGTGAAGGTCAAGGGCGACCGGATCGGCTCGGTGTGGTTCTGCGCGTTCGACGACGCCCGTGACCGGGACGAGTGGCCGCCCGCGGAGCGCGTACAGCGGCTGCTGCTGCCCTGTGGTGACGACTTCGATCAGTTCCTGTCCCGGCTCGCGGGCAATCCGCCCGAGCTGGAGACGGTGGCGAACCTGATGGTGGACGGCGGTTTCGCGCGGGCGGTCCCGGTGTCCGCCGTGTCTTCGGTGGGGGAGTGA
- a CDS encoding YwqJ-related putative deaminase, with protein MSATRTGTTGDPRVGWSSSEAPAAPVLLHRRDGILPTIAAALSVRGATLTGTAGRGDQPPPLHPLVRDFLDTLTSGQRDRFTGRCAEAILISRHLSTADAARSKRATRKPMTNGEARKSLKQAKLTARRIREDGDPLHGCFAQPCRACTALSAHFGVRIVDPTAQEN; from the coding sequence ATGAGCGCGACACGGACGGGTACGACAGGGGATCCGCGGGTCGGCTGGAGCAGCAGTGAGGCGCCCGCCGCCCCGGTCCTGCTGCACCGGCGCGACGGCATACTCCCGACCATCGCCGCCGCCCTCTCCGTGCGGGGCGCCACCCTCACCGGCACCGCGGGCCGCGGCGACCAGCCGCCGCCCCTGCACCCCCTCGTGCGGGACTTCCTCGACACCCTCACCAGCGGCCAGCGCGACCGATTCACCGGCCGATGCGCCGAGGCGATCCTCATCTCCCGCCATCTCTCCACCGCCGACGCCGCCCGCTCCAAACGCGCCACCCGAAAACCCATGACCAACGGCGAGGCCAGAAAATCCCTCAAGCAGGCCAAACTCACCGCCCGCCGCATCCGCGAGGACGGCGACCCGCTGCACGGCTGCTTCGCGCAGCCCTGCCGCGCCTGCACCGCGCTCAGCGCCCACTTCGGCGTACGCATCGTCGACCCGACGGCCCAGGAGAACTGA
- a CDS encoding SUKH-3 domain-containing protein produces MHTDRTASTSTTRFSVQVDASLRDAGWQPGRWDIKQAEFWADALRGHESPAGHRHAVFPAAVEAWAEFGGLRVSTAEAGRQIASSPLHLDPLHGLHMARTLADLGRALDTEVAPLGEETDSRALLAIDMEGRVYTLDHTGDWYLGADIDQALATLIAGREPVRLTTG; encoded by the coding sequence ATGCACACCGACCGCACCGCCTCCACCTCGACCACCCGCTTCTCCGTCCAGGTCGACGCCTCGCTGCGCGACGCCGGATGGCAACCGGGCCGCTGGGACATAAAGCAGGCCGAGTTCTGGGCCGACGCCCTGCGCGGCCACGAGTCCCCCGCGGGGCACCGCCACGCCGTGTTCCCGGCGGCGGTGGAGGCATGGGCGGAGTTCGGCGGGCTGCGCGTCAGCACGGCCGAGGCGGGCCGCCAGATCGCCTCGTCCCCCCTGCACCTGGACCCCCTGCACGGCCTGCACATGGCCCGCACCCTCGCCGACCTGGGCAGAGCCCTGGACACCGAGGTCGCCCCCCTCGGCGAGGAGACCGACAGCAGGGCCCTGCTCGCCATCGACATGGAGGGCCGCGTGTACACCCTGGACCACACGGGCGACTGGTACCTCGGCGCCGACATCGACCAGGCGCTGGCCACCCTCATCGCGGGCCGGGAACCGGTACGCCTGACCACCGGCTGA
- a CDS encoding sensor histidine kinase: protein MTTTGEDHTAALAGPWWWARWRSAVLDGALALVSSVECAIEGFPFAGAAGVPVPAGMLFGAVAGSVLLFRRRWPIAVVLVSIAITPAQMGFLMGLVGLYTLAASELPRRIIGALAGMSMVGMLIVTYVRAHQGMVRGDVALGDWFVPFVSITTSLGMTAPPVLLGLYVGARRRLMESLRERADSLERELQLLAERAEERAEWARNEERTRIAREMHDVVAHRVSLMVVHAAALQAVARKDPEKAVKNASLVGDMGRQALTELREMLGVLRTGDGSARGVGYGSAPVQAVPLAAVGAAAAAAASRAVEEESDGPCLDDLDELVGQSAAAGMVVDLSVEGETRVYAAMVEQTAYRVVQEALTNVHKHAAGAKTRVRLAHRGAEIAMQVENGPPPEPGAASDARLPSGGNGLLGMKERVVGLGGVFVSGPTDAGGFRVSAVIPAGG from the coding sequence ATGACCACGACGGGGGAAGACCACACCGCGGCCTTGGCGGGGCCGTGGTGGTGGGCGAGGTGGCGCAGCGCGGTGCTCGACGGGGCCCTCGCGCTGGTGTCGTCCGTGGAGTGTGCGATAGAGGGATTTCCGTTCGCGGGGGCGGCCGGGGTGCCGGTGCCCGCGGGGATGCTGTTCGGGGCCGTCGCCGGATCCGTACTGCTGTTCCGGCGGCGGTGGCCGATCGCCGTCGTGCTGGTGTCCATCGCGATCACGCCGGCCCAGATGGGGTTCCTGATGGGACTCGTCGGGCTGTACACGCTGGCGGCGTCCGAGCTGCCGCGGCGGATCATCGGGGCGCTGGCCGGGATGTCGATGGTGGGGATGCTCATCGTCACCTATGTGCGGGCGCACCAGGGGATGGTGCGCGGCGATGTGGCGCTGGGGGACTGGTTCGTCCCCTTCGTGTCGATCACGACCTCGCTCGGGATGACGGCCCCGCCGGTGCTGCTCGGGCTGTACGTGGGGGCGCGGCGGCGGCTGATGGAGAGCCTGCGGGAGCGGGCCGACTCCCTGGAGCGGGAGCTGCAGCTGCTGGCGGAGCGGGCCGAGGAGCGGGCCGAGTGGGCGCGCAACGAGGAGCGGACCCGGATCGCCCGCGAGATGCACGACGTGGTCGCGCACCGGGTGAGTCTGATGGTGGTGCACGCGGCAGCCTTGCAGGCGGTGGCCCGCAAGGATCCCGAGAAGGCCGTGAAGAACGCCTCGCTGGTGGGTGACATGGGGCGCCAGGCGCTGACCGAGCTGCGGGAGATGCTGGGGGTCCTGCGGACGGGGGACGGCTCCGCGCGGGGCGTGGGGTACGGCTCCGCGCCCGTGCAGGCCGTGCCGCTGGCGGCCGTGGGGGCTGCCGCCGCCGCAGCCGCGTCCCGGGCCGTCGAGGAGGAGTCGGACGGTCCCTGTCTGGACGATCTCGACGAACTGGTGGGGCAGTCCGCCGCCGCGGGCATGGTCGTCGATCTCTCCGTGGAGGGGGAGACACGGGTGTACGCGGCGATGGTGGAGCAGACCGCGTACCGCGTGGTGCAGGAGGCGCTCACGAACGTCCACAAGCACGCCGCGGGGGCGAAGACCCGGGTGCGGCTGGCGCATCGGGGGGCGGAGATCGCGATGCAGGTGGAGAACGGTCCGCCGCCGGAGCCGGGGGCCGCGTCCGACGCCAGGCTGCCCAGCGGGGGGAACGGCCTGCTGGGGATGAAGGAGCGGGTCGTCGGGCTCGGCGGGGTGTTCGTGTCCGGGCCGACGGACGCGGGCGGCTTCCGGGTGTCGGCGGTCATTCCGGCCGGGGGCTGA
- the glmU gene encoding bifunctional UDP-N-acetylglucosamine diphosphorylase/glucosamine-1-phosphate N-acetyltransferase GlmU encodes MSANLPQALGSGAGETPPAAVVVLAAGEGTRMKSATPKVLHELCGRSLVGHVLAAADELDPENLVVVVGHAREKVTDHLAGTAPGVRTAVQAEQNGTGHAVRMGLEELGGVVDGTVVVVCGDTPLLTGATLRKLAATHTGDGNAVTVLTAEVPDATGYGRIVRDSASGAVTAIVEHKDASDSQRAIREINSGVFAFDGQLLADALGKVRTDNSQGEEYLTDVLGILREAGHRVGAAVAGDHHEIAGINNRVQLAEARRILNDRLLRDAMLAGVTVVDPASTWVDVTVTFEQDAIVHPGTQLQGATHLGEGAEVGPNTRLNDTTVGAGARVDNTVANGAEIGPQANVGPFAYLRPGTRLGLKAKVGTYVETKNATVGEGTKIPHLSYVGDATIGEYSNIGAASVFVNYDGEAKHHTTVGSHCKTGSDNMFVAPVTIGDGAYTAAGSVITKDVPPGSLAVARGQQRNIEGWVARKRPGSAAAKAAEATSREAGGES; translated from the coding sequence GTGAGCGCCAACCTTCCCCAAGCTCTCGGCTCCGGAGCAGGGGAGACCCCACCCGCAGCCGTCGTCGTTCTCGCAGCGGGTGAGGGCACCCGTATGAAGTCGGCCACACCCAAGGTCCTGCACGAGCTCTGCGGCCGTTCCCTCGTCGGCCATGTGCTCGCCGCGGCGGACGAGTTGGATCCCGAGAACCTGGTCGTCGTCGTGGGTCACGCCCGCGAGAAGGTCACCGATCACCTCGCCGGAACCGCTCCCGGCGTCCGGACCGCCGTACAGGCCGAGCAGAACGGCACGGGGCACGCCGTACGGATGGGCCTCGAAGAGCTGGGCGGCGTCGTCGACGGCACCGTGGTGGTCGTCTGCGGCGACACCCCCCTGCTCACCGGCGCGACCCTCCGGAAGCTCGCCGCGACCCACACGGGCGACGGCAACGCGGTCACCGTGCTGACCGCCGAGGTGCCGGACGCCACCGGCTACGGCCGGATCGTCCGCGACAGCGCCTCGGGCGCCGTGACGGCGATCGTCGAGCACAAGGACGCCTCGGACTCCCAGCGCGCGATCCGTGAGATCAACTCCGGTGTCTTCGCGTTCGACGGGCAGCTCCTCGCGGACGCGCTCGGCAAGGTCCGCACCGACAACAGCCAGGGCGAGGAGTACCTCACGGACGTCCTCGGCATCCTCCGGGAGGCCGGGCACCGCGTCGGCGCCGCCGTCGCGGGCGACCACCACGAGATCGCCGGCATCAACAACCGGGTGCAGCTGGCGGAGGCCCGCCGCATCCTCAACGACCGGCTGCTGCGCGACGCGATGCTCGCCGGCGTGACCGTCGTCGACCCGGCCTCCACCTGGGTCGACGTCACCGTCACCTTCGAGCAGGACGCGATCGTGCACCCCGGCACCCAGCTCCAGGGCGCCACGCACCTGGGCGAGGGCGCCGAGGTCGGCCCCAACACCCGCCTGAACGACACCACGGTGGGCGCCGGCGCCCGCGTGGACAACACCGTCGCGAACGGCGCGGAGATCGGCCCCCAGGCGAACGTGGGCCCCTTCGCGTATCTCCGCCCCGGCACCCGCCTCGGTCTGAAGGCCAAGGTGGGTACGTATGTGGAGACGAAGAACGCCACCGTCGGCGAGGGAACGAAGATCCCGCACCTGTCGTACGTGGGCGACGCGACCATCGGCGAGTACTCGAACATCGGTGCCGCGAGCGTCTTCGTGAACTACGACGGCGAGGCCAAGCACCACACGACGGTGGGCTCGCACTGCAAGACGGGTTCGGACAACATGTTTGTGGCTCCTGTCACCATCGGGGACGGCGCCTACACCGCGGCCGGCTCCGTGATCACGAAGGACGTACCGCCCGGTTCACTGGCCGTGGCCCGTGGCCAGCAAAGGAATATCGAGGGCTGGGTGGCCCGCAAGCGTCCCGGCAGCGCGGCCGCGAAGGCCGCGGAGGCGACATCCCGGGAGGCCGGCGGCGAAAGCTGA
- a CDS encoding ribose-phosphate diphosphokinase: MTGIKTTGEKKLMFFSGRAHPELAEEVAHQLGVGVVPTKAFDFANGEIYVRYEESARGADCFLIQSHTAPINKWIMEQLIMIDALKRASARSITVIMPFYGYARQDKKHRGREPISARLVADMMKTAGADRLLTVDLHTDQIQGFFDGPVDHLFALPLLADYVGHKVDRSKLTVVSPDAGRVRVADRWCDRLGAPLAIVHKRRDKDVANQVTVHEVVGDVEGRVCVLVDDMIDTGGTICAAADALFAHGAEDVIVTATHGVLSGPAADRLMASKVSEFVFTDTLPTPGELELDKITVLSIAPTIANAVREVFEDGSVTSLFDE, from the coding sequence GTGACCGGGATCAAGACGACCGGCGAGAAGAAGCTGATGTTCTTCTCCGGCCGCGCCCACCCCGAGCTTGCCGAGGAGGTCGCCCACCAGTTGGGTGTCGGGGTCGTTCCGACGAAGGCCTTCGATTTCGCCAACGGTGAGATCTACGTCCGCTACGAGGAGTCGGCCCGCGGCGCCGACTGCTTCCTGATCCAGAGCCACACCGCGCCGATCAACAAGTGGATCATGGAACAGCTGATCATGATCGACGCTCTGAAGCGGGCCTCCGCCCGGAGCATCACCGTGATCATGCCGTTCTACGGTTACGCGCGCCAGGACAAGAAGCACCGTGGGCGTGAACCCATCTCGGCGCGTCTGGTCGCCGACATGATGAAGACGGCCGGTGCGGACCGCCTCCTGACGGTCGATCTGCACACCGACCAGATCCAGGGCTTCTTCGACGGCCCCGTGGACCACCTGTTCGCGCTGCCGCTGCTCGCGGACTACGTGGGCCACAAGGTGGACCGCTCGAAGCTCACGGTCGTGTCCCCGGACGCCGGCCGCGTGCGGGTGGCCGACCGCTGGTGCGACCGCCTCGGCGCGCCGCTGGCGATCGTCCACAAGCGCCGCGACAAGGACGTCGCGAACCAGGTGACCGTCCACGAGGTCGTGGGTGACGTCGAGGGCCGTGTCTGCGTCCTGGTCGACGACATGATCGACACCGGTGGCACGATCTGTGCCGCGGCGGACGCGCTGTTCGCGCACGGCGCGGAGGACGTCATCGTGACGGCGACGCACGGTGTGCTCTCGGGTCCGGCGGCCGACCGCCTGATGGCCTCGAAGGTCAGCGAGTTCGTCTTCACCGACACCCTGCCCACCCCGGGTGAGCTGGAGCTCGACAAGATCACGGTCCTGTCGATCGCGCCGACGATCGCGAACGCGGTCCGCGAGGTCTTCGAGGACGGTTCGGTGACGAGCCTCTTCGACGAGTAG
- a CDS encoding 50S ribosomal protein L25/general stress protein Ctc produces MSEVKLAAETRNEFGKGAARRIRRESKVPAVVYGHGGEPVHITLPGHELQLALRTPNVLLTLDIEGKTQLAIPKAVQRDAIKGFLEHVDLLLVTRGEKVNVEVYVQTEGDLAPGAFILEHVLSTLTVEAEATHIPESVTVSIQGLEAGASILAKDITLPEGTTLSIDEDAVVLQVLAAQSEEPSDDAADESAEA; encoded by the coding sequence ATGTCCGAGGTCAAGCTCGCCGCCGAGACCCGTAACGAGTTCGGCAAGGGCGCCGCGCGCCGCATCCGCCGTGAGAGCAAGGTTCCCGCGGTGGTCTACGGCCACGGTGGCGAGCCGGTCCACATCACGCTGCCGGGCCACGAGCTGCAGCTCGCCCTGCGCACCCCGAACGTCCTGCTGACCCTGGACATCGAGGGCAAGACCCAGCTCGCGATCCCGAAGGCCGTCCAGCGTGACGCCATCAAGGGCTTCCTTGAGCACGTCGACCTGCTTCTGGTGACGCGCGGCGAGAAGGTCAACGTCGAGGTCTACGTGCAGACCGAGGGCGACCTGGCCCCGGGCGCGTTCATCCTTGAGCACGTGCTGAGCACGCTGACCGTCGAGGCCGAGGCCACGCACATCCCCGAGTCGGTCACCGTCTCCATCCAGGGCTTGGAGGCCGGCGCCTCCATCCTCGCGAAGGACATCACGCTGCCCGAGGGCACCACGCTGTCCATCGACGAGGACGCGGTCGTCCTGCAGGTCCTGGCCGCCCAGTCGGAGGAGCCCTCGGACGACGCGGCCGACGAGTCCGCCGAGGCCTGA
- the pth gene encoding aminoacyl-tRNA hydrolase, with translation MGVTDVTTEPGAPWLIVGLGNPGPEYAMNRHNVGFMVADLLAGRIGGKFKRAGKAQAQVIEGRIGPPGPLNRRVILAKPMSYMNLSGGPVTGLRDFYKVPTANIVAVHDELDIDHGVLRLKLGGGDNGHNGLKSMTKAMGPDYHRVRFGIGRPPGRMQVADFVLKDFSSAERKELDYFVDRAADAVEALVVEGLERAQSTYNS, from the coding sequence ATGGGAGTGACGGACGTGACCACGGAACCAGGCGCGCCCTGGCTGATCGTGGGGCTCGGAAACCCCGGCCCCGAGTACGCCATGAACCGCCACAACGTGGGCTTCATGGTGGCCGACCTCCTCGCCGGGCGGATCGGCGGCAAGTTCAAGCGGGCGGGCAAGGCGCAGGCCCAGGTGATCGAGGGGCGGATCGGCCCGCCGGGGCCGCTGAACCGCCGGGTGATCCTGGCGAAGCCGATGTCGTACATGAACCTGTCGGGCGGTCCGGTGACGGGCCTGCGGGACTTCTACAAGGTCCCGACGGCGAACATCGTGGCCGTCCACGACGAGCTGGACATCGACCACGGCGTGCTGCGGCTGAAGCTGGGCGGCGGCGACAACGGCCACAACGGCCTGAAGTCGATGACGAAGGCGATGGGCCCGGACTATCACCGGGTGCGGTTCGGGATCGGGCGTCCGCCGGGGCGTATGCAGGTGGCCGATTTCGTACTGAAGGACTTCTCCTCCGCGGAGCGCAAGGAGCTGGACTACTTCGTGGACCGGGCCGCGGACGCGGTGGAGGCTCTGGTCGTCGAGGGTCTGGAGCGGGCGCAGTCGACGTACAACTCATGA